The following coding sequences are from one Aggregicoccus sp. 17bor-14 window:
- a CDS encoding Dyp-type peroxidase — MLQLDDIQSGVLRPRPSPYAATYILFRIDEARAGRELMGRLSRVVASAAHPESPAGATWVSVSLTYPGLRALGVPQESLDSFAWEFQQGMAARAKALGDEGESAPEHWERPFGTGEVHVVLTALSPDQTHLEAALERARKVYQGLSGITALWRQDCHALPTDTEPFGFRDGIAHPAIEGSGIAGSNRHEAPFKAGEFVLGYPDETGNPPPMPRPDILGRNGTYVVFRKLHQRVAEFRRFLKESARTAEEEELIAAKLMGRWRSGAPLALCPFHDDPALGEDRTRNNHFLYGDDATGYHTPPGSHIRRCNPRDAKVAGVVRLHRMIRRGTAYGPQLPEGVLEDDGADRGLMFAFLGTHLGRQFEFVQSEWIEGGDFLGLGDAKDPVTGSNDAEGSYAFPKKPVPRRLRGLSRFVVTLGGEYAFMPSLSALRWLAELSP; from the coding sequence GTGCTCCAGCTCGACGACATCCAGAGTGGCGTGCTGCGGCCCCGGCCCTCGCCGTACGCGGCGACGTACATCCTCTTCCGCATCGATGAGGCCCGCGCGGGGCGCGAGCTGATGGGGCGCCTCTCGCGCGTGGTGGCCTCCGCCGCGCACCCCGAGAGCCCCGCGGGGGCCACCTGGGTCAGCGTCTCGCTCACCTATCCCGGCCTGCGGGCCCTGGGCGTGCCGCAGGAGTCGCTGGACAGCTTCGCCTGGGAGTTCCAGCAGGGGATGGCCGCGCGCGCGAAGGCGCTGGGAGACGAGGGCGAGAGCGCCCCCGAGCACTGGGAGCGCCCCTTCGGGACGGGCGAGGTCCACGTGGTGCTCACCGCGCTCTCGCCGGACCAGACGCACCTGGAGGCCGCGCTCGAGCGGGCGCGCAAGGTGTACCAGGGCCTCTCCGGCATCACCGCCCTCTGGCGCCAGGACTGCCACGCGCTGCCCACCGACACCGAGCCCTTCGGCTTCCGCGACGGCATCGCCCACCCCGCCATCGAGGGCAGCGGCATCGCCGGCAGCAACCGGCACGAGGCGCCCTTCAAGGCGGGCGAGTTCGTGCTCGGCTACCCCGACGAGACCGGCAACCCTCCCCCGATGCCCCGTCCGGACATCCTCGGCCGCAACGGCACCTACGTGGTGTTCCGCAAGCTGCACCAGCGCGTGGCGGAGTTCCGCCGCTTCCTCAAGGAGAGCGCCAGGACTGCCGAGGAGGAGGAGCTCATCGCCGCGAAGCTGATGGGCCGCTGGCGCAGCGGCGCGCCGCTCGCCCTCTGCCCCTTCCACGACGACCCGGCGCTGGGCGAGGACCGCACGCGCAACAACCACTTCCTCTACGGCGACGACGCCACGGGCTACCACACGCCCCCCGGCTCCCACATCCGCCGCTGCAACCCGCGCGACGCGAAGGTGGCCGGCGTGGTGCGGCTGCACCGGATGATCCGCCGCGGCACGGCCTACGGCCCCCAGCTCCCGGAGGGCGTGCTCGAGGACGACGGCGCGGACCGCGGGCTGATGTTCGCCTTCCTCGGCACGCACCTCGGGCGGCAGTTCGAGTTCGTCCAGTCCGAGTGGATCGAGGGCGGGGACTTCCTCGGCCTCGGGGACGCGAAGGACCCGGTCACGGGGAGCAACGACGCGGAGGGCAGCTACGCCTTCCCGAAGAAGCCCGTGCCCCGGCGCCTGCGCGGCCTGTCCCGCTTCGTGGTCACCCTCGGCGGCGAGTACGCCTTCATGCCGAGCCTGAGCGCGCTGCGCTGGCTCGCGGAACTCTCCCCGTGA